A single region of the Zootoca vivipara chromosome 2, rZooViv1.1, whole genome shotgun sequence genome encodes:
- the TNF gene encoding tumor necrosis factor, whose product MSSEHLVYDVEKGSNVVVVREKPQKESRWKCLSICSLLLLLGATFVFALLQFGAFKQSESQDSKENGSPFSGGLPPTMKVQALMSRKPAAHALASRAHGQKLVWTTDVAPSILENGMQLDKNSLVVPSTGLYFVYSQVMFHSDTCPESPLLLSHTILWFSSQFNKDVELLKSIKSACEGGRSAQGHKRLWFESIYQGAVFRLNKGDRLQSKTESPQYLDFAQQGQIYFGIVAME is encoded by the exons ATGAGCTCCGAGCATTTGGTGTACGACGTGGAGAAAGGGAGCAACGTGGTCGTGGTGCGCGAGAAGCCGCAGAAAGAAAGCCGCTGGAAATGCCTCAGCATCtgttccctcctgctgctgctcggcGCCACGTTCGTCTTTGCGCTTTTGCAATTTGGCGCTTTCAAGCAGTCTGAATCCCAG GACTCTAAGGAAAACGGAAGCCCATTTTCTG GAGGGTTGCCCCCCACAATGAAAGTGCAAGCCTTGATGTCCCGGAAACCAGCTGCCCATGCCCTAG CTTCCCGAGCCCATGGCCAGAAATTGGTCTGGACCACAGATGTGGCACCCTCCATACTTGAGAACGGCATGCAGCTGGACAAAAACTCCCTCGTGGTGCCTTCGACCGGACTCTATTTCGTCTACTCTCAGGTCATGTTCCATAGCGACACCTGCCCGGAATCCCCATTGCTGCTCAGCCACACCATCTTGTGGTTTTCCTCGCAGTTCAACAAGGACGTGGAATTGCTGAAGTCCATCAAGTCCGCTTGTGAGGGCGGAAGAAGCGCCCAGGGCCACAAGCgtttgtggtttgaatccatttaCCAGGGGGCTGTCTTTAGGTTGAACAAAGGGGACCGCCTGCAGTCCAAAACCGAATCTCCTCAGTATCTGGACTTCGCCCAACAGGGGCAGATATATTTTGGGATCGTTGCCATGGAGtaa